The following proteins come from a genomic window of Platichthys flesus chromosome 1, fPlaFle2.1, whole genome shotgun sequence:
- the kifbp gene encoding KIF-binding protein, with the protein MASLRSDEWKAICDRFTNAQNLTEVESRKDPENEPFRSKYKARELLREIYSALKCFEAGDGEDQGQEEEEGGGSEQRPAEQPVDGQRDDGVGQRELSGDSPAGLRAARLGAVEYYLGVNHVDTEELSAGQEHLTNCLKLLGRCTASSDNVSLFINARNQLGILSAGWDETEAAQGFLETAESIYLRYMKEDGSPPTDMTEYFTTEENLLTHQERTKRFELAYTHTMYYLAQVYKNLGQNERAATYCHSTLQRQLKLKEFNPMEWALNAASLSQYYIIKGNYMEGRHCLSAATVVAGLAGEAPSEAAAQESETESEVREQLRQKRADIARCWIKYCLNLLQDAKKQLEDNIGELDTDRQEESKRARRQEEEEEEKGRKSAVLFGSEDTFDSIASLEEKVCCLCPLDFTEARAVFLVGQNYVTQAKEYFQMDGYVTDHVEILQDYSALFRALAFFEEDLERRCKMHKRRVDMLEPICNDLNSRYYLMIRRQLMFELAEIYSEMMDLKLMLANRQSDTQSLDSHTVKKFNHLCSTSAKYFQMFLDSLCSPEGKVPEHLEEEVLRPALVARFRVARLYGRIISSPASDQLENLNKSLDNYKYVVQYCESHPEATATVETELELSREMVGLLPLKINRLKARMATNNSLVE; encoded by the exons aTGGCGTCGCTGCGCAGTGATGAGTGGAAAGCGATCTGCGACCGATTCACTAACGCCCAAAACCTAACGGAGGTGGAATCACGAAAAGACCCAGAGAACGAGCCGTTCCGCTCCAAATACAAGGCCCGGGAGCTGCTCCGGGAGATCTACTCCGCGCTCAAGTGTTTCGAAGCCGGTGACGGTGAGGACcaggggcaggaggaggaggagggcggcgGCAGCGAGCAGCGGCCGGCGGAGCAGCCGGTGGACGGGCAGAGGGATGATGGGGTCGGTCAGCGGGAACTCTCCGGAGACTCTCCAGCGGGGCTGCGGGCCGCTCGTCTCGGGGCGGTGGAGTACTACCTGGGCGTCAACCACGTCGACACGGAGGAGCTGTCCGCCGGACAGGAGCATCTGACGAACTGCCTGAAGCTGCTGGGCAGATGCACAGCGTCGTCCGACAATGTGTCGCTATTTATCAACGCCCGG aACCAACTGGGCATCCTGTCGGCCGGCTGGGACGAGACGGAGGCAGCTCAGGGATTCCTGGAGACAGCAGAATCCATCTACCTTCGATATATGAAGGAG gaTGGCAGTCCTCCCACTGACATGACAGAGTATTTCACTACTGAGGAGAACCTGCTGACACATCAGGAAAGAACCAAGAG GTTCGAGTTGGCCTACACTCATACCATGTACTACCTTGCTCAAGTCTATAAAAACCTTG gTCAAAATGAGCGAGCAGCCACCTACTGTCACAGCACCCTGCAGAGacagttaaagttaaaagaGTTCAATCCGATGGAGTGGGCCCTGAACGCTGCTTCACTGTCACAGTATTACATCATTAAG GGCAACTACATGGAAGGCAGACATTGCCTCTCAGCTGCAACTGTTGTAGCAGGTTTGGCCGGAGAGGCTCCTTCTGAGGCTGCAGCACAGGAAA gtgagacagagagtgaggtTAGGGAGCAGCTCAGACAAAAGAGAGCAGATATTGCGAGATGTTGGATCAAATACTGCCTCAACCTCCTGCAGGATGCTAAGAAGCAGCTTGAG GACAACATTGGAGAGCTGGATACTGATCGTCAAGAAGAGTCTAAGAGAGCAagaagacaagaggaggaggaggaagagaaaggcaGGAAGAGTGCTGTGCTGTTTGGCTCTGAAGACACCTTCGACTCCATCGCTAGCCTGGAAGAAAAG GTTTGTTGTTTGTGCCCATTGGACTTCACGGAGGCCAGAGCTGTGTTTCTAGTGGGACAGAATTATGTCACACAG GCCAAGGAGTACTTTCAGATGGATGGATATGTGACGGACCATGTGGAGATTTTGCAGGACTACAGCGCTCTATTCAGGGCCCTAGCTTTCTTTGAGGAGGATCTGGAGCGGCGCTGCAAAATGCACAAACGGAGAGTTGATATGTTGGAGCCCATCTGTAATG ATTTAAATTCCCGGTACTACCTAATGATCCGCAGGCAGTTGATGTTTGAGTTGGCAGAGATCTACAGTGAAATGATGGACCTGAAACTGATGCTGGCCAACAGACAATCTGATACACAGTCGCTAGATAGCCACACCGTTAAGAAATTCAACCACCTCTGCTCCACATCTGCAaa GTACTTCCAGATGTTCCTAGACTCTCTATGTTCTCCAGAAGGGAAGGTTCCGGagcacctggaggaggaggtgctcagaCCAGCTCTGGTGGCTCGCTTCAGAGTAGCCCGACTCTACGGCCGCATTATCAGCTCCCCAGCCTCTGATCAGCTGGAAAACCTCAACAAATCTCTAGATAACTACAA GTACGTGGTGCAGTATTGTGAGTCCCACCCTGAGGCAACGGCCACTGTGGAGACGGAGCTGGAGCTGAGTAGGGAGATGGTTGGTCTACTCCCTCTCAAAATCAACCGGCTCAAAGCCCGGATGGCAACAAACAACTCCTTGGTTGAATAA
- the srgn gene encoding serglycin, whose translation MKVFLLLIVSCLALHNGEGAPRSYVYKFLKCNPDGNQANCVTQETPVRPWRADLPDKLPSSTAQYLEAVPVEDERPPREEGEGELPVISGESPQPEEGSAGYEGSASEWPFVADRAFASAESETGSGESWTKSDMDLYKGGDKRSMRWLLPSRSVVGEAKPEEQELRDDHLLQL comes from the exons ATGAAAGTGTTCCTGCTCCTGATCGTCTCCTGCCTCGCCTTACACAACGGGGAGG GAGCACCGAGGAGCTACGTCTACAAGTTTTTGAAATGTAACCCTGATGGCAACCAGGCCAACTGTGTGACTCAAGAGACTCCAGTGAGGCCATGGAGGGCAGACCTGCCGGACAAACTGCCCTCCTCAACTGCACAGTACCT AGAGGCAGTCCCTGTGGAGGATGAACGCCCTccaagagaggagggagagggggagctGCCAGTGATCAGTGGGGAGTCACCTCAGCCTGAAGAAGGTTCTGCAGGTTATGAAGGCTCTGCATCTGAATGGCCGTTCGTAGCTGACCGGGCGTTTGCGAGTGCTGAGAGTGAGACAGGCTCTGGAGAGTCCTGGACAAAGAGCGACATGGACCTGTACAAAG GAGGAGATAAGAGGAGCATGAGATGGTTGCTGCCCAGCAGGTCTGTGGTTGGTGAAGCAAAACCGGAAGAGCAGGAGCTGAGAGACGACCACCTTCTGCAGCTGTAG